In a single window of the Pseudomonas oryzihabitans genome:
- the hisC gene encoding histidinol-phosphate transaminase — protein MSCDFLAQALPGVQKLSPYVPGKPVDELARELGMAPASIVKLASNENPLGPSAKALEAIRAELADLTRYPDGGGFDLKQALSKRFGVAANGITLGNGSNDILELVARAYLAPGYNAVFSEHAFAVYPLVTLAIGAEGRSVPAKDYGHDLDAMLAAIDADTRVVFVANPNNPTGTWFDSEALARFLTRVPEHVLVVLDEAYIEYAEGNELPDGLAFLAQYPNLVVSRTFSKAYGLAALRVGYAFSSPTVADVLNRVRQPFNVNSLAQAAACAALADSDYLARSRALNDAGMAQLEAGFRDLGLAWIPSRGNFIAVDLGRDAGPINQGLLQEGVIVRPVAGYGMPTFLRVSIGTEAENARFLVALGKVLGRG, from the coding sequence ATGAGCTGCGATTTCCTGGCGCAAGCCCTTCCCGGCGTACAGAAACTTTCGCCCTACGTGCCCGGCAAGCCTGTCGATGAACTGGCCCGCGAGCTGGGTATGGCGCCCGCCAGCATCGTCAAGCTCGCCAGCAACGAGAATCCCCTCGGCCCGAGTGCCAAGGCCCTCGAAGCCATCCGCGCCGAGCTGGCCGACCTGACCCGCTATCCCGATGGCGGCGGCTTCGACCTCAAGCAGGCCCTGAGCAAGCGCTTCGGCGTGGCCGCCAATGGCATCACCCTGGGCAACGGCTCCAACGACATTCTCGAACTGGTCGCCCGAGCCTACCTGGCACCCGGCTACAACGCCGTGTTCAGCGAGCATGCCTTCGCCGTCTATCCGCTGGTGACCCTGGCCATCGGTGCGGAAGGTCGCAGCGTCCCGGCAAAGGACTACGGTCATGACCTCGACGCCATGCTGGCCGCCATCGATGCCGACACCCGGGTGGTCTTTGTCGCCAACCCCAACAACCCCACCGGCACCTGGTTCGACAGCGAAGCCCTGGCACGCTTCCTCACCCGCGTGCCCGAACACGTCCTGGTAGTGCTGGACGAGGCCTACATCGAATACGCCGAAGGCAACGAGCTGCCGGACGGCCTGGCCTTCCTCGCGCAGTATCCCAACCTCGTGGTGTCGCGGACCTTCTCCAAGGCCTATGGCCTGGCCGCCTTGCGCGTGGGCTATGCCTTCTCCTCGCCGACCGTGGCCGATGTCCTCAACCGGGTACGCCAGCCGTTCAACGTGAACAGCCTGGCCCAGGCCGCGGCCTGTGCGGCCTTGGCCGACAGCGACTACCTGGCCCGCAGCCGCGCCCTGAATGACGCCGGCATGGCCCAGCTGGAAGCGGGTTTTCGCGACCTCGGCCTGGCATGGATTCCTTCACGCGGCAATTTCATCGCCGTCGACCTGGGTCGTGATGCCGGGCCGATCAACCAGGGCCTGCTGCAGGAAGGCGTCATCGTTCGCCCCGTTGCCGGTTACGGCATGCCGACCTTCCTGCGCGTCTCCATCGGTACCGAGGCGGAAAACGCCCGCTTCCTGGTAGCACTGGGCAAGGTGCTGGGGCGTGGCTGA
- the gltX gene encoding glutamate--tRNA ligase, with product MTTVRTRIAPSPTGDPHVGTAYIALFNLCFARQHGGQFILRIEDTDQVRSTRESEQQIYDALRWLGIEWDEGPDVGGPHGPYRQSERGEIYWKYARELVEKGHAFYCFATPEELDQMRAEQQARGETPRYDGRGLRLSQDEVQQRLDAGQPYVIRMKVPEEGVCVVPDLLRGDVEIPWDRMDMQVLMKADGLPTYFLANVVDDHLMGITHVLRGEEWLPSAPKLIKLYECFGWEQPQLCYMPLLRNPDKSKLSKRKNPTSVTFYQRMGYLPQAMLNYLGRMGWSMPDEREKFTLDEMVEHFDLQRVSLGGPIFDVEKLSWLNGQWLRELSPERFAAEVQQWALNPDYLLKIAPLVQQRVETFSQIAPLAGFFFSGALNLDPALFQHKKLSADQVRLVMQLLLWKLEALRQWDKERITAVIQAVAEHQQLKLRDVMPLLFAAITGQASSVSVLDAMEILGPDLTRFRLRQAVELLGAPSKKETKEWEKLLAELG from the coding sequence ATGACCACCGTTCGCACGCGCATCGCGCCGTCGCCCACCGGCGACCCGCATGTCGGTACCGCCTATATCGCCCTGTTCAATCTCTGCTTCGCCCGTCAGCACGGCGGTCAGTTCATCCTGCGCATCGAGGATACCGACCAGGTTCGCTCGACTCGCGAGTCCGAACAGCAGATCTATGATGCCCTGCGCTGGCTGGGCATCGAGTGGGACGAGGGCCCGGATGTTGGCGGTCCCCATGGCCCCTATCGGCAGAGCGAGCGCGGCGAGATCTACTGGAAGTACGCCCGGGAGCTGGTGGAGAAAGGTCACGCCTTCTACTGCTTCGCTACTCCGGAAGAACTCGACCAGATGCGTGCCGAACAGCAGGCGCGTGGTGAAACCCCGCGCTACGACGGTCGCGGCCTGCGCCTGAGCCAGGACGAGGTGCAACAGCGCCTGGACGCGGGTCAGCCCTATGTGATCCGCATGAAGGTGCCGGAGGAGGGCGTCTGCGTCGTCCCCGACCTGCTGCGCGGTGATGTCGAGATCCCCTGGGATCGCATGGACATGCAGGTGCTGATGAAGGCCGACGGCCTGCCCACCTATTTCCTGGCCAACGTGGTCGACGACCACCTGATGGGCATCACCCACGTCCTGCGCGGCGAAGAGTGGCTGCCTTCGGCACCCAAGCTGATCAAGCTCTACGAGTGCTTCGGCTGGGAGCAGCCCCAGCTGTGCTACATGCCGCTGCTGCGCAATCCGGACAAGAGCAAGCTTTCCAAGCGCAAGAATCCCACCTCGGTGACCTTCTACCAGCGCATGGGCTACCTGCCCCAAGCCATGCTCAACTACCTTGGACGCATGGGCTGGTCGATGCCCGACGAGCGCGAGAAATTCACCCTGGACGAGATGGTCGAGCATTTCGACCTCCAGCGTGTGTCCCTGGGCGGTCCGATCTTCGACGTCGAGAAGCTCTCCTGGCTCAACGGCCAGTGGCTGCGCGAACTGAGCCCCGAACGCTTCGCCGCCGAGGTGCAGCAGTGGGCGCTCAATCCCGACTACCTGCTCAAGATCGCACCCCTGGTGCAGCAGCGCGTCGAGACCTTCAGCCAGATCGCCCCGCTGGCCGGCTTCTTCTTCAGCGGTGCGCTCAATCTGGATCCGGCGCTGTTCCAGCACAAGAAGCTGTCCGCCGACCAGGTCCGCCTGGTCATGCAACTGCTGCTGTGGAAGCTCGAAGCCTTGCGCCAGTGGGACAAGGAGCGCATCACCGCAGTGATCCAGGCCGTCGCCGAGCACCAGCAGCTCAAGCTGCGTGACGTGATGCCGCTGCTGTTCGCCGCCATTACCGGCCAGGCCAGCTCGGTCTCGGTGCTGGACGCCATGGAAATCTTGGGTCCGGACCTCACGCGCTTCCGCCTGCGGCAGGCGGTCGAGCTGCTGGGTGCACCCTCCAAGAAAGAAACCAAGGAGTGGGAGAAGCTGCTGGCCGAACTCGGCTGA
- the uvrB gene encoding excinuclease ABC subunit UvrB — translation MSAFQLSTRYTPAGDQPEAIRQMVEGLEAGLSHQTLLGVTGSGKTFSIANVIAQVQRPTMVLAPNKTLAAQLYGEFKAFFPNNSVEYFVSYYDYYQPEAYVPSSDTFIEKDSSINDHIEQMRLSATKALLERKDAIIVASVSSIYGLGSPEAYLKMVLHLDRGDRIDQRTILRRLAELQYSRNDMEFARATFRVRGDVIDIFPAESDLEAVRIELFDDEVESLSAFDPLTGEVIRKLPRFTFYPKTHYATPRETLLGAIENIKLELADRLEWLRSQNRLLEAQRLEQRTRFDLEMILELGYCNGIENYSRYLSGRGPGEPPPTLYDYLPSNALLVIDESHVTVPQIGAMFKGDRSRKETLVEYGFRLPSALDNRPLKFEEWEAGAPQTIFVSATPGPYEEEHAGRVIEQVVRPTGLVDPIIEIRPATTQVDDLLSEIRLRVAQEERVLCTTLTKRMAEDLTDYLADHDVRVRYLHSDIDTVERVEIIRDLRLGTFDVLVGINLLREGLDMPEVSLVAVLDADKEGFLRSERSLIQTIGRAARNLNGKAILYADNMTGSMQRAIDETERRRNRQLAFNEEHGIVPQGIKKDIRDIMEGAAAPGGKGKRRVAKAAEDKGEYAAELRSPSEIGKRIRQLEEKMLQLARDLQFESAAQLRDEIQALRERLVQV, via the coding sequence ATGTCCGCATTCCAGCTTTCCACCCGCTACACCCCGGCCGGCGACCAGCCCGAAGCCATTCGCCAGATGGTGGAAGGCCTGGAGGCGGGCCTGTCGCACCAGACCCTGCTCGGCGTGACCGGCTCGGGCAAGACCTTCAGCATTGCCAACGTCATCGCCCAGGTGCAGCGCCCGACTATGGTGCTGGCGCCGAACAAGACCCTGGCCGCCCAGCTCTATGGCGAATTCAAGGCCTTCTTCCCGAACAACTCGGTGGAATACTTCGTCTCCTACTACGACTACTACCAGCCGGAAGCCTATGTGCCGTCGTCGGACACCTTCATCGAGAAGGACTCGTCCATCAACGACCACATCGAGCAGATGCGCCTCTCTGCTACCAAGGCGCTGCTCGAGCGCAAGGACGCCATCATCGTCGCCTCGGTGTCCTCCATCTATGGCCTGGGCAGTCCCGAGGCCTACCTGAAGATGGTCCTGCACCTGGATCGCGGCGATCGCATCGACCAGCGCACCATCCTGCGCCGGCTGGCCGAGTTGCAGTACAGCCGTAACGACATGGAATTCGCCCGCGCCACCTTTCGCGTGCGCGGCGACGTCATCGACATCTTCCCGGCGGAATCCGACTTGGAAGCGGTGCGCATCGAGCTGTTCGACGATGAAGTAGAGAGTCTGTCGGCCTTCGATCCGTTGACCGGCGAGGTGATCCGCAAGTTGCCGCGCTTCACCTTCTATCCCAAGACCCACTACGCCACGCCGCGCGAGACCCTGCTGGGCGCCATCGAGAACATCAAGCTGGAGCTCGCCGACCGCCTCGAATGGCTGCGCAGCCAGAATCGTCTGCTCGAAGCCCAGCGCCTGGAGCAGCGTACTCGCTTCGACCTGGAGATGATCCTCGAACTGGGCTACTGCAACGGCATCGAGAACTACAGCCGCTACCTGTCGGGGCGTGGTCCGGGCGAGCCGCCGCCCACCCTCTACGACTACCTGCCGAGCAATGCCCTGCTGGTGATCGACGAATCCCACGTCACCGTTCCGCAGATCGGTGCCATGTTCAAGGGTGATCGCTCGCGCAAGGAAACCCTGGTGGAGTACGGCTTTCGCCTGCCCTCGGCGCTAGACAACCGACCGCTCAAGTTCGAGGAGTGGGAGGCCGGCGCGCCCCAGACCATCTTCGTCTCGGCCACCCCCGGCCCTTACGAGGAGGAACATGCCGGCCGCGTGATCGAGCAGGTGGTGCGGCCCACCGGCCTGGTCGACCCCATCATCGAGATCCGTCCGGCCACCACCCAGGTGGACGATCTGCTCTCCGAGATCCGCCTGCGCGTAGCCCAGGAGGAGCGGGTGCTCTGTACCACCCTGACCAAGCGCATGGCCGAGGACCTCACCGACTACCTGGCCGATCACGATGTGCGGGTGCGCTATCTGCACTCGGACATCGACACCGTGGAGCGGGTGGAGATCATCCGCGACCTGCGCCTGGGCACCTTCGACGTGCTGGTGGGCATCAACCTCTTGCGCGAAGGCCTGGACATGCCCGAGGTCTCCCTGGTGGCGGTGCTCGATGCCGACAAGGAGGGTTTCCTGCGTTCCGAACGCTCGCTGATCCAGACCATCGGCCGGGCGGCGCGTAACCTCAACGGCAAGGCCATCCTCTATGCCGACAACATGACCGGCTCCATGCAGCGCGCCATCGACGAGACCGAGCGCCGCCGCAATCGGCAGCTGGCGTTCAACGAAGAGCACGGCATCGTGCCCCAGGGCATCAAGAAGGACATCCGCGACATCATGGAAGGCGCCGCCGCGCCAGGTGGTAAGGGCAAGCGTCGCGTGGCCAAGGCTGCCGAGGACAAGGGCGAATATGCCGCCGAACTGCGCTCGCCCAGCGAGATCGGCAAGCGCATCCGTCAGCTCGAAGAGAAGATGCTGCAGCTGGCGCGCGACCTGCAGTTCGAGTCCGCAGCCCAGCTGCGCGACGAGATACAGGCGCTCCGCGAGCGCCTGGTCCAGGTTTAA
- a CDS encoding amino acid aminotransferase: protein MSLFSAVEMAPRDPILGLNEAYNADARPHKVNLGVGVYYDEQGRIPLLRAVAEAEKQRVAAQAPRGYLPIEGIAAYDQAVQHLLFGAESSLVREGRAITVQAVGGTGALKIGADFLKRLLPDAVVAISDPSWENHRALFESAGFPVQNYRYYDAASNGLNREGFLADLKALPERSVVVLHACCHNPTGVDLQPADWQAVLDVVKARNLVPFLDIAYQGFGDGIEEDAQAVRLFADSGLTFLVSSSFSKSFSLYGERVGALTLVSESREESARVLSQVKRVIRTNYSNPPTHGATIVATVLSNPELRALWEAELGEMRQRIRTMRNALVGGLAAAGATRDFAFVNAQRGMFSYSGLTAEQVERLKSEFGIYAVSTGRICVAALNERNLQPTIQAIAAVLKG from the coding sequence ATGAGTTTGTTCTCCGCCGTCGAAATGGCACCCCGCGACCCCATCCTTGGCCTGAACGAGGCCTATAACGCCGACGCCCGTCCGCACAAGGTCAATCTGGGCGTGGGGGTCTACTACGACGAGCAGGGCCGCATTCCGTTGCTGCGCGCCGTGGCCGAGGCCGAGAAGCAGCGCGTGGCCGCCCAGGCGCCGCGTGGCTACCTGCCCATCGAGGGCATCGCCGCCTACGACCAGGCCGTGCAGCACCTGCTGTTCGGTGCCGAATCGAGTCTGGTGCGCGAAGGTCGCGCCATCACCGTGCAGGCCGTCGGCGGTACCGGCGCCCTGAAGATCGGTGCCGACTTCCTCAAGCGCCTGCTACCGGACGCCGTGGTCGCCATCAGCGATCCGAGCTGGGAAAACCACCGCGCCCTGTTTGAGAGCGCCGGCTTTCCCGTGCAGAACTATCGCTATTACGACGCCGCCAGCAATGGCCTGAATCGCGAAGGCTTCCTGGCCGATCTCAAGGCATTGCCAGAGCGCTCGGTTGTGGTGTTGCACGCCTGCTGCCACAACCCCACTGGCGTGGATCTGCAGCCGGCCGACTGGCAAGCGGTGCTGGACGTGGTCAAGGCGCGCAACCTGGTGCCCTTCCTCGACATCGCCTACCAGGGCTTTGGCGACGGCATCGAGGAAGACGCCCAGGCCGTACGCCTGTTCGCCGATTCCGGCCTGACCTTTTTGGTCTCCAGCTCCTTCTCCAAATCCTTCTCGCTGTACGGCGAGCGGGTCGGCGCCCTGACCCTGGTCAGCGAGAGCCGCGAGGAAAGCGCCCGGGTGCTGTCGCAGGTCAAACGGGTGATCCGCACCAATTACTCCAACCCACCGACCCATGGCGCCACCATCGTCGCCACCGTGCTGAGCAATCCCGAGCTGCGCGCCCTGTGGGAAGCCGAACTGGGAGAAATGCGCCAGCGCATCCGCACCATGCGTAACGCCCTGGTGGGAGGCCTGGCCGCTGCCGGCGCCACCCGCGACTTCGCTTTCGTCAACGCCCAGCGCGGCATGTTCTCCTACTCCGGCCTGACCGCCGAGCAGGTCGAGCGGCTGAAGAGCGAATTCGGCATCTATGCGGTCAGTACCGGACGCATCTGCGTGGCCGCGTTGAACGAGCGCAATCTGCAGCCCACCATCCAGGCCATCGCCGCGGTATTGAAGGGCTGA
- a CDS encoding response regulator codes for MNRQRVLVAEDEPVLRELLQELFEGWGYQVDAFGSADAACAFLQEAQPTLDLLFTDVRMPGLLSGVDLALQARDRQAGLPIVITSGYCDENPASAARATFLPKPWDLEMLHRSCPQPVTQ; via the coding sequence ATGAATCGCCAGCGTGTGCTAGTCGCCGAGGATGAGCCTGTTCTGCGAGAGCTATTGCAGGAGCTTTTCGAAGGCTGGGGTTATCAGGTGGATGCCTTCGGCAGTGCCGACGCGGCCTGTGCCTTCCTGCAGGAAGCGCAGCCCACGCTGGATCTGCTCTTTACCGATGTGCGGATGCCGGGCCTGCTGAGCGGTGTCGATCTGGCACTTCAGGCACGTGACCGCCAGGCGGGCCTGCCCATCGTCATCACCTCGGGCTATTGCGACGAAAATCCGGCTTCTGCGGCTCGTGCCACCTTTCTGCCCAAGCCCTGGGATCTGGAGATGCTGCACCGTAGTTGTCCCCAGCCCGTTACGCAGTAG
- a CDS encoding sensor histidine kinase, with product MDPSSRRHWISDLSSTIRARPAQAYGLALLAFALALGARFALADILMQGFPYLTFFPAVILTAFFCGTRAGVLCAMLSGLAAWYFFIPPGWTFDVGAQGFLALAFYVVIVGVDIALIHYMHRASARLRAEQQVIHDLYNVQTTMFQELQHRVANNIQFIASLLMLQQLKLPGDSQASQALEEARSRLESISRIHRRLHDPADADQPVAHHLQLLTSDLLAAAGQSNVSCAINAEPLNFDLSRLTTLSMLVAEVVTNSLKHAFEDSQRGLISISLQREEDQRLLLRIADNGRGMPQQFNPRTSQRLGFKIINSLAEQLGGEARYRNDNGTVVEVQLVA from the coding sequence TTGGATCCGTCGTCTCGTCGTCATTGGATCAGCGATCTCAGCAGTACGATCCGAGCTCGTCCGGCGCAGGCTTACGGCCTCGCTCTACTGGCCTTCGCCCTGGCCTTGGGCGCACGTTTCGCCCTGGCCGATATCCTGATGCAGGGCTTTCCTTACCTGACCTTCTTTCCGGCGGTGATCCTGACCGCCTTCTTCTGCGGCACGCGTGCCGGCGTCCTCTGTGCAATGCTTTCCGGTCTCGCGGCCTGGTACTTCTTCATTCCTCCGGGCTGGACCTTCGATGTCGGTGCCCAGGGCTTTCTGGCCCTGGCCTTCTACGTCGTCATCGTCGGAGTGGACATCGCCCTGATCCACTACATGCACAGGGCAAGCGCCCGACTGCGCGCCGAGCAGCAGGTGATCCACGACCTCTACAACGTCCAGACGACGATGTTCCAGGAATTGCAGCACCGGGTGGCCAACAACATCCAGTTCATCGCCTCGCTGCTCATGCTGCAGCAGCTCAAGCTGCCCGGTGACAGCCAGGCCTCCCAGGCCCTGGAAGAGGCGCGCTCGCGACTGGAAAGCATCTCGCGCATTCATCGGCGCCTGCACGACCCCGCCGATGCCGACCAGCCAGTGGCTCACCACCTGCAGCTGCTCACCAGCGATCTGCTGGCCGCGGCAGGACAGTCCAACGTGTCCTGCGCCATCAACGCCGAGCCGCTGAATTTCGATCTCTCGCGCCTGACCACCCTGTCGATGCTGGTGGCGGAGGTGGTCACCAATTCCCTCAAGCATGCCTTCGAGGACAGCCAGCGCGGCCTGATCAGCATCAGCCTGCAACGTGAAGAAGATCAGCGCCTGCTGCTGCGTATCGCCGACAACGGTCGCGGCATGCCGCAGCAGTTCAATCCGCGCACCAGCCAGCGCCTGGGCTTCAAGATCATCAACAGCCTGGCCGAGCAGCTCGGTGGCGAGGCGCGCTATCGAAATGACAATGGCACCGTCGTCGAGGTGCAGCTCGTAGCCTAG
- a CDS encoding zinc ribbon domain-containing protein YjdM: MTALPPCPLCASEYTYADGDQLICPECAHEWTPGEAGAADETKVIRDAVGNPLQDGDTVSVIKDLKVKGSSLVVKVGTKVKNIRLVDGDHDIDCKIDGIGAMKLKSEFVKKV; the protein is encoded by the coding sequence ATGACCGCTCTACCGCCCTGCCCCCTCTGCGCATCCGAATACACCTATGCCGACGGTGATCAACTGATCTGCCCGGAATGCGCCCATGAATGGACGCCCGGTGAAGCCGGCGCCGCCGATGAAACCAAGGTGATCCGCGATGCCGTCGGTAACCCTCTGCAAGACGGCGACACCGTCAGCGTGATCAAGGACCTCAAGGTCAAGGGCTCGTCCTTGGTGGTCAAGGTCGGCACCAAGGTCAAGAACATCCGCCTGGTCGATGGCGATCACGACATCGACTGCAAGATCGATGGCATAGGTGCGATGAAGCTCAAATCCGAGTTCGTCAAAAAGGTCTGA
- a CDS encoding invasion associated locus B family protein translates to MSYRFLRPALFLAPLLLAGQAFAQSAPNNAQEPQPSVTEKYGDWQVICRIARNAERSAQLCALTQQKDSAKGQRMLVTELRPNREGVDGILVLPFGVAVTKPISLQIDKRSLENRPFHTCIPQGCVVPVEFVGDVFKQLQRGGRLTVTTPVANGETASESLSLKGFSKAYDRAKELTKPL, encoded by the coding sequence ATGTCTTATCGCTTCCTCCGCCCGGCCCTGTTCCTTGCGCCTCTGCTGCTCGCCGGCCAGGCCTTCGCCCAGTCGGCGCCCAACAACGCCCAGGAACCGCAGCCGTCGGTCACGGAGAAGTATGGCGACTGGCAGGTGATCTGCCGCATCGCCCGCAACGCGGAGCGCTCCGCGCAGCTCTGCGCCCTGACCCAGCAGAAGGACAGCGCCAAGGGCCAGCGCATGCTGGTCACCGAACTGCGCCCCAATCGCGAAGGCGTGGACGGCATCCTGGTGCTGCCGTTCGGCGTGGCCGTGACCAAGCCGATCTCGCTGCAGATCGACAAGCGCAGCCTGGAGAATCGCCCCTTCCATACCTGCATTCCCCAGGGTTGCGTGGTGCCGGTGGAGTTCGTCGGCGATGTCTTCAAGCAGCTGCAGCGCGGCGGTCGCCTGACCGTGACCACGCCGGTCGCCAATGGCGAGACCGCCAGCGAAAGCCTGTCGCTCAAGGGGTTCTCCAAGGCCTACGACCGGGCCAAGGAACTGACGAAGCCGCTGTAA
- a CDS encoding Gfo/Idh/MocA family protein: protein MVAALRIALIGAGNMGRQHLHHLQSVPSARLCGLADPDPMAAELAAQWAVPHFRDHRQLLETVRPEAVIVANPNALHVATALDCLALGIPLLLEKPVGTTSEEVAQLLHAQRDRRVALLVGHHRRHNPLIARAHELLRKGVLGRLVTVTALWQLQKPESYFESAWRREAGAGMLLTNLIHDLDLLRHLCGEVRQVQAFTDNALRGYANADSAVISLQFESGALCSLTASDGAVAPWSWELTSGENPVYPHQPDQSCYLFAGTEGALSVPQLRLWHYAEPGAGWHQPLGAEMRAATPDEALRLQLEHFVRVARGLEAPLVSAEDAARTLALVAAVERAAASGTAQHPAAPLPD from the coding sequence ATGGTCGCTGCCTTGCGCATCGCCCTCATCGGCGCCGGCAACATGGGCCGCCAGCACCTGCATCATCTTCAATCCGTGCCGAGTGCTCGGCTGTGCGGCCTGGCCGATCCCGATCCGATGGCGGCCGAACTCGCCGCGCAATGGGCCGTGCCGCATTTCCGCGATCATCGCCAGCTGCTGGAAACCGTGCGCCCGGAAGCGGTGATCGTCGCCAATCCCAATGCCCTGCACGTCGCCACCGCCCTTGATTGCTTGGCCCTCGGCATCCCGCTGCTGCTGGAGAAGCCCGTGGGAACCACGTCAGAAGAGGTGGCTCAGCTGCTGCACGCCCAGCGCGACCGGCGCGTGGCACTGCTGGTCGGTCATCATCGTCGTCACAATCCGCTGATCGCCAGGGCTCATGAATTGTTGCGCAAGGGCGTGCTTGGCCGTCTGGTCACCGTCACCGCGTTGTGGCAACTGCAGAAGCCTGAGAGCTATTTCGAGAGTGCCTGGCGCCGCGAAGCGGGGGCCGGGATGCTGCTCACCAACCTGATCCATGACCTCGACCTGCTGCGTCATCTCTGTGGCGAGGTGCGCCAAGTCCAGGCTTTCACCGACAACGCCCTGCGCGGCTACGCCAATGCCGACAGTGCCGTGATCAGCCTGCAATTCGAGAGCGGCGCCCTGTGCAGTCTCACCGCCAGTGACGGCGCCGTCGCGCCCTGGAGCTGGGAGCTCACCAGTGGCGAGAATCCGGTCTATCCCCACCAGCCGGACCAGTCCTGCTACCTCTTCGCCGGGACCGAAGGCGCCCTGAGCGTGCCGCAGCTGCGCCTCTGGCACTATGCCGAGCCGGGCGCCGGCTGGCACCAGCCGCTTGGAGCAGAGATGCGGGCCGCGACCCCGGACGAGGCCTTGCGTCTGCAGCTGGAGCACTTCGTGCGGGTCGCGCGGGGATTGGAGGCCCCCCTGGTCAGTGCCGAGGATGCCGCCCGTACCCTGGCGCTGGTGGCCGCCGTGGAGCGTGCCGCCGCCAGCGGCACGGCGCAGCACCCGGCAGCACCCTTGCCAGACTAG
- a CDS encoding SDR family NAD(P)-dependent oxidoreductase codes for MNKPLLGQTVLVTGASGDIGGAIVRQIAGQGAEVIIHYSRDRGRAEHLLASIGGAGHLVCGDLGTEGGPLELWHQAMAITGRIDALVNNAGVRNEVSVEAAPAEWQRTWRREFQINFFAAADLCKEAITHFRSNGGGRIVNMASRAAHRGYSADAMQYGASKAALINLTKSIATSFGADGITAVAIAPGWVGTEMAESFMAIHGQQAVTRDIPIGRAVALEELAELVAFVLRTSQRSLNGATLDINGGSYIR; via the coding sequence ATGAACAAACCCTTGCTTGGTCAGACGGTATTGGTCACTGGCGCATCTGGCGACATTGGAGGGGCCATCGTTCGGCAGATAGCTGGCCAAGGGGCCGAGGTCATCATCCATTACAGTAGAGATAGAGGACGTGCCGAACATCTGCTCGCCAGTATCGGTGGCGCTGGGCATCTCGTTTGTGGCGACCTAGGAACCGAGGGTGGGCCTCTCGAGTTGTGGCACCAAGCTATGGCGATCACGGGTCGTATAGATGCCTTGGTGAATAATGCCGGTGTCCGCAACGAGGTTTCGGTGGAGGCTGCCCCTGCGGAATGGCAGAGGACTTGGCGGAGAGAGTTTCAGATCAATTTCTTTGCCGCTGCGGACCTATGCAAGGAGGCCATAACCCATTTCAGGTCGAACGGAGGTGGCCGCATCGTCAATATGGCAAGCCGGGCCGCGCATCGGGGCTATTCCGCTGACGCCATGCAGTATGGGGCGTCGAAAGCGGCACTCATCAATCTGACCAAATCCATTGCTACCTCATTCGGCGCTGACGGGATCACTGCTGTAGCTATAGCGCCTGGCTGGGTGGGTACCGAAATGGCAGAAAGCTTCATGGCTATTCATGGTCAACAAGCTGTGACGCGGGATATTCCGATAGGCCGGGCTGTTGCCCTGGAAGAACTTGCCGAGTTGGTAGCCTTTGTTCTACGGACTTCGCAGCGCTCATTAAACGGCGCCACTCTTGATATCAATGGTGGGAGCTACATCCGATAA